The genome window CGCCGTGCTGCCCGACCCGGCGATGCCCGGCGCCCAGTGGTTCCCCGGCGCCCGCCTCAACTACGCCGAGCACGCCCTGCGGTTCGCCGACGACCCGGCCAACGCCGACCGGCCCGCCATCCTGCACCTGGACGAGACCACCGCCGAGCCGGTCGCGGTCAGCTGGGCCGAACTGCGCCGCCAGACCGCCGCCCTGGCCGCCACCCTGCGCGCCCAGGGCGTCGTCCCCGGCGACCGGGTGGCTGGCTACCTGCCGAACATCCCGCAGGCCGTGGTCGCCCTGCTCGCCACCGCCTCGATCGGCGCGATCTGGACCTCCTGCGCCCCCGACTTCGGCGCCCGCAGTGTGCTCGACCGGTTCCAGCAGCTGGAGCCCACCGCCCTGCTCGCCGTCGACGGCTACCACTACGGCGGCAAGGACCACGACCGCACCGCCGTGGTCGAGGAGCTGCGCCGCGAGCTCCCCTCGGTGCGCACCTTCGTGCACGTGCCGCTGCTCGGCGGCGACGCCCCCGAGGGCGCGCTCGACTGGGCGGCCGCCACCGCCGGCGAGGTCGAGCCGGACTACGCCCAGGTGCCGTTCGAGCAGCCGCTCTGGGTGCTCTACTCCTCCGGCACCACCGGCCTGCCCAAGGCCATCGTGCAGAGCCAGGGCGGCATCCTGGTCGAGCACCTCAAGCAGGCCGCGCTGCACGTCGACCTCGGCCCCGGGGACCGGTTCTTCTGGTACACCTCGACCGGCTGGATGATGTGGAACTTCCTGGTCGCCGGCCTGCTGGTCGGGGCGACCGTCGTCACCTACGACGGCAGCCCGGGGCACCCCACCACCGGCGCGCTCTGGGAGGTCGCCGCCCGCACCCGGGCCACCGTGCTCGGCACCTCCGCCGCCTACGTGATCGCCAGCCGCAAGGCCGAGCTGCACCCCGGCCGCGACCTCGACCTGAGCTCCGTGCGCTGCATCGGCACCACCGGCTCCCCGCTCCCGCCCGACGGCTTCCAGTGGATCTACGACGAGGTCAAGCCGGACGTCTGGCTCGCCTCGGTCAGCGGCGGCACCGACGTGTGCAGCTGCTTCGTCGGCGGCGTGCCCACCCTCCCGGTGTACCTCGGCGAGATCCAGGCCCCGTGCCTGGGCGCCGCCGTCGAGTCCTGGGACGTCTCCGGCAAGCCGCACACCGACGAGGTCGGCGAACTGGTCGTCACCAAGCCGCTGCCCTCGATGCCCACCGGCTTCTGGAACGACCCCGAGGGCACCCGCTACCGGGACAGCTACTTCGACACCTACCCGGGCACCTGGCGGCACGGCGACTGGATCACCGTCACCTCCCGCGGCACCGTGGTGATCCACGGCCGCTCGGACTCGACGCTCAACCGCCAGGGTGTCCGGATGGGCTCCGCCGACATCTACGAGGTGGTGGAGCGCCTCCCGGAGATCACCGAATCCCTGGTGATCGGCCTGGAGGAGGAGAACGGCGGCTACTGGATGCCGCTCTTCGTCGTGCTCGCCCCCGGCGCGGTGCTCGACGACGAGCTGCGCGGCCGGATCCGCAGCGCCCTGCGCGAGCAGCTCTCGCCGCGCCACGTGCCCGACGAGGTGATCGCGGTGAACGGCCTGCCGCACACCCTCACCGGCAAGCGGATCGAGGTCCCGGTGAAGCGGCTGCTGGCCGGCACCCCGCTGGTGCAGGCGGTCAACCCCGGTTCCGTCGACAACCTCGACCACCTGCGCTTCTTCGAGCAGCTCGGCCGCGACCGCCGCGCCTGACACGCAGTGAGGGCCCCGCCGTCCGGCGGGGCCCTCACTCAGCTGACGTACCGTCGGCTCACTCGCCCGACAGCACCTGCTGCGCGGCCGCCCGCGCCTCCTCGGCACTGTCCGCGGCCCGGGCCGCCTCGGCGGCCCGCCGGCACTGCGCCAGGGTGTACTTCGCCAGCGTGCTGCGCACGTAGGGGATCGAGGCGGCGCCCATCGACAGGCTGGTCACGCCCAGACCGGTGAGCACACAGGCCAGCAGCGGGTCGGCGGCCGCCTCGCCGCAGACCCCGCAGCTCTTGCCGGCCGCCTTGGCCGCGTCCGCCGCCGCGGCCACCAGGTCGAGCAGCGCCGGCTGCCACGGGTCCTGCAGCCGGGCCAGCGCACCCACCTGGCGGTCGGCCGCGAAGGTGTACTGGGCCAGGTCGTTGGTGCCCAGCGAGAGGAACTCGACCTCCTCCAGGATCGCCCGGGCCCGCAGCGCGGCCGACGGGATCTCCACCATCGCGCCGAACTTGGCCGCCAGACCCGCCGCCCGGCAGGCCTCGGCGAAGGCCTTGGCGTCCGCCCGGTCGGCGACCATCGGGGCCATCACCTCAAGGTGCACCGGCAGGCCCTCGGCCGCCCGGGCCAGCGCCCGCAGCTGGGTCCGGAGCACGTCCGGGTGCTCCAGCAGGGTGCGCAGGCCCCGCACGCCCAGCGCCGGGTTGGGCTCGTCGGTGGGGGTGAGGAAGTCGAGCGGCTTGTCGGCGCCGGCGTCCAGCACCCGCACCACCACCCGGCCCTCGGGGAAGGCCTCCAGCACCTGGCGGTAGGCGGTCAGCTGGGCGTCCTCGCTCGGCGCCTTCTTCGAGTCGTCCAGGAAGAGGAACTCGGTGCGGAACAGGCCCACGCCCTCGGCGCCGGCGGCGACCGCGGCCGGCACGTCGCCCGGGCCGCCGACGTTGGCCAGCAGCGGCACCAGGTGGCCGTCCGAGGTCCGACCGGGGCCGGAGGAGGCGGCCAGCGCGGCCTTGCGCTCGGCCGCGACCCGGCGCAGCTCGGCCTGCTGCTCGGCGCTCGGGTCCAGCAGCACCTCGCCGCTGCTGCCGTCCACCGCCACCACGGTGCCCTCGGCCAGCCCGGTCGCCCCGGGCAGCGCGACGATGGCCGGCACGCCCATCGCCCGGGCCAGGATCGCCGAGTGGCTGGTCGGGCCGCCCTCCTCGGTGACGAAGCCGAGCACCAGCGTCGGGTCGAGCAGCGCGGTGTCGGCCGGCGCCAGGTCCCGGGCCAGCAGCACGTACGGCTCGTCGCTGTCCGGCAGGCCCGGCATCGGCACGCCCATCAGGCGGGCGACGATCCGGTTGCGCACGTCGTCCAGGTCGGCGACCCGGCCGGCCAGGTACTCGCCGGCCGAGGCGAGCAGCGCCCGGTAGGCGGCGAACGCGTCGTAGACGCCGCGCTCGGCACTGCTGCCGACGGCGATCCGACGCTCCACGTCGGCCATCAGCTCCGGGTCCTGGGCCATCAGCGACTGGGCCTCCAGCACCGCCTGGGCCTCACCGCCGGCCAGGTTGCCGCGGGCCACCAGGTCGGCGGCGACGGCGTCCACCGCCTGCTTGGCCCGCGCCTGCTCCCGCTCGGCCTCCCCGGCCGGGATCTGGGTGGCCGCGGGCTCCAGCACCGCGGTGCCCATGTGCCGGACCGGGCCGATCGCGACCCCGTGGCTGACACCCACGCCGCGCAGCGTCTTCTCCATGTCTTTCTCAAATCCTCTCGACCCGGCACTGCCGCCCCGCCCAACCGAAGCACGGCGGGCGGGGCGTTGTCCGGCCAATCACTCGGTCGGGCTGGTCAGTTCCAGTTGAAGAGCTCGCCGCCGCTGGCCACCTCGCCGGCCTCGGCGACGCCGCTCAGCGCGTCCGCCGACGCCTCCAGCGCCACGATCGGGGAGATCGGCGACTTGCCCGCGGCCTCCACCGCGGCCGGGTTCCACTTGACCACCGGCTGACCGCGCTTCACCTGGTCGCCCTTGCTGACCAGCAGCTCGAACCCCTCGCCGTTGAGCTGCACGGTGTCGATGCCGAGGTGGGTGAGCACACCGTGGCCGTCCGCGTCCATCACCACGAACGCGTGCGGGTGCATCGAGACCACCAGTCCGTCGACCGGCGCGACCGCAGTGGTGGGCTCCCGCACGGGGTCGATGGCGGTGCCCGGTCCGACCATGGCGCCGGCGAAGACCGGGTCCGGCACGGCGGCGAGTCCGATGGCGCGGCCGGAGAGCGGCGACGTCACTGTGGTCATGGTGGAGCCTCCCAGGTGCGGGGTACAACGTGCGGCCGCGCGCGGCGGCTGGGGATATACCGATTGAAGCCTAAAACATGTCAACTTCGGACATACCGTCACATAAGGAACCCTGACCCCGGTCGGCCGGCGCACCCGCCCACGTTCACTCCGCGGCGGCCGCCAGCCGGAACCCGCGCCGGTCAGGCCCCTGTGCGATCCAAGTGGTCTAGTCCTCTTGCTCGACGCGCCGCACTCTACGGCATCCGGGTGAGCCCGACGATCGCCCCGGCGCGCCGACCTCCCCGGTACTGGCGCCACCCTCTTCGCGGCCCCACCATGCTCGATTAGGCGGACCGGCGCGGAGCGGCTATGGTTGCTCAGGTCGCCGCGAGGCGGTTGTGAATCCAGCGACACGCCTGAGTGAATGTCCGGTTAAATCCGAACGAATCTCATCTGCTAAGCTGGAAACACGAAAGAACGAAGCGCCCGGAGGGTCCGCTGGAAAGCGGCTCGAAGGAAGCGTCCGTTCCTTGAGAACTCAACAGCGTGCCAAAAGTCAACGCCAGATATGTTGACATCCCCGGCCTCGGTCCCTTGTGGATTGGGGTTGGAGATTCCTTTAGTAACAAAACACTAGCGAGGACGCAGTGCACGGGGCCGCCCTATTCCGGTGGTTGCTGTGCCGCTCTGCGCGGGTGTTCGCCCCGATTACGGGGAGACATTCACGGAGAGTTTGATCCTGGCTCAGGACGAACGCTGGCGGCGTGCTTAACACATGCAAGTCGAACGGTGAAGCCCTTCGGGGTGGATCAGTGGCGAACGGGTGAGTAACACGTGGGCAATCTGCCCTGCACTCTGGGACAAGCCCTGGAAACGGGGTCTAATACCGGATATTACCTTCCTCTGCATGGGGGTTGGTGGAAAGCTCCGGCGGTGCAGGATGAGCCCGCGGCCTATCAGCTTGTTGGTGGGGTAATGGCCTACCAAGGCGACGACGGGTAGCCGGCCTGAGAGGGCGACCGGCCACACTGGGACTGAGACACGGCCCAGACTCCTACGGGAGGCAGCAGTGGGGAATATTGCACAATGGGCGCAAGCCTGATGCAGCGACGCCGCGTGAGGGATGACGGCCTTCGGGTTGTAAACCTCTTTCAGCAGGGAAGAAGCGCAAGTGACGGTACCTGCAGAAGAAGCACCGGCTAACTACGTGCCAGCAGCCGCGGTAATACGTAGGGTGCGAGCGTTGTCCGGAATTATTGGGCGTAAAGAGCTCGTAGGCGGCCTGTCGCGTCGGATGTGAAAGCCCGGGGCTTAACCCCGGGTCTGCATTCGATACGGGCAGGCTAGAGTGTGGTAGGGGAGATCGGAATTCCTGGTGTAGCGGTGAAATGCGCAGATATCAGGAGGAACACCGGTGGCGAAGGCGGATCTCTGGGCCATTACTGACGCTGAGGAGCGAAAGCGTGGGGAGCGAACAGGATTAGATACCCTGGTAGTCCACGCCGTAAACGTTGGGAACTAGGTGTTGGCGACATTCCACGTCGTCGGTGCCGCAGCTAACGCATTAAGTTCCCCGCCTGGGGAGTACGGCCGCAAGGCTAAAACTCAAAGGAATTGACGGGGGCCCGCACAAGCAGCGGAGCATGTGGCTTAATTCGACGCAACGCGAAGAACCTTACCAAGGCTTGACATATGCCGGAAACGCCTAGAGATAGGCGCCCCCTTGTGGTCGGTATACAGGTGGTGCATGGTTGTCGTCAGCTCGTGTCGTGAGATGTTGGGTTAAGTCCCGCAACGAGCGCAACCCTTGTTCTGTGTTGCCAGCGAGTAATGTCGGGGACTCACAGGAGACTGCCGGGGTCAACTCGGAGGAAGGTGGGGACGACGTCAAATCATCATGCCCCTTATGTCTTGGGCTGCACACGTGCTACAATGGCCGGTACAAAGGGCTGCGATACCGTGAGGTGGAGCGAATCCCAAAAAGCCGGTCTCAGTTCGGATTGGGGTCTGCAACTCGACCCCATGAAGTTGGAGTTGCTAGTAATCGCAGATCAGCATGCTGCGGTGAATACGTTCCCGGGCCTTGTACACACCGCCCGTCACGTCACGAAAGTCGGTAACACCCGAAGCCGGTGGCCTAACCCTTGGGAGGGAGCCGTCGAAGGTGGGACCAGCGATTGGGACGAAGTCGTAACAAGGTAGCCGTACCGGAAGGTGCGGCTGGATCACCTCCTTTCTAAGGAGCACATGGCCGGATGCGAGCGAATGTCTCGCACGGTTGCTCATGGGTGGAACGTTGACTATTCGGCACACTGGTTGATGGTTCGTCAGTACTGCTCTTCGGGGCGTGGAACGCGGATGTTGATGCTGGTGTGTCGGGCACGTTGTTGGGTCCTGAGGGAACGGAAACGTTGTCTCAGTGCCGGTCCCATGTGAGGTGCCTTCGGGTGTCGAGTGTGGGTGTCTGGTCGTTGTTTGAGAACTGCACAGTGGACGCGAGCATCTGTGGCCAAGTTTTTAAGGGCGCACGGTGGATGCCTTGGCACCAGGAACCGATGAAGGACGTGGGAGGCCGCGATAGGCCCCGGGGAGCTGTCAACCGAGCTTTGATCCGGGGGTGTCCGAATGGGGAAACCCGGCAGTCGTCATGGGCTGTCACCCATACCTGAACACATAGGGTATGTGGAGGGAACGCGGGGAAGTGAAACATCTCAGTACCCGCAGGAAGAGAAAACAACCGTGATTCCGGGAGTAGTGGCGAGCGAAACCGGATGAGGCTAAACCGTAGTGGTGTGAGACCCGGCAGGGGTTGCCACTTCGGGGTCGTGGGAAAGTTCTTCAGTCGTCTGCCGGCGGCTGGGTGAGTCAGAAACCGTATGGATAGTCGAAGGACATGCGAAAGGTCCGGCGTAGAGGGTAAGACCCCCGTAGGCGAAATCTGTACGGCTCACTTGAGCTTCTCCCAAGTAGCACGGAGCCCGAGAAATTCCGTGTGAATCTGGCGGGACCACCCGCTAAGCCTAAATATTCCCTGGTGACCGATAGCGGATAGTACCGTGAGGGAATGGTGAAAAGTACCGCGGGAGCGGAGTGAAATAGTACCTGAAACCGTGTGCCTACAAGCCGTGGGAGCGTCGTTCGTCAGCTTGCTGGCGGGCCGTGACTGCGTGCCTTTTGAAGAATGAGCCTGCGAGTTTGCGGTGTGTAGCGAGGTTAACCCGTGTGGGGTAGCCGTAGCGAAAGCGAGTCCGAATAGGGCGGTTGAGTTGCATGCCCAAGACCCGAAGCGGAGTGATCTAGCCATGGGCAGGTTGAAGCGCGGGTAAGACCGTGTGGAGGACCGAACCCACCAGGGTTGAAAACCTGGGGGATGACCTGTGGTTAGGGGTGAAAGGCCAATCAAACTCCGTGATAGCTGGTTCTCCCCGAAATGCATTTAGGTGCAGCGTCGCGTGTTTCTTGCCGGAGGTAGAGCACTGGATAGGCGATGGGCCTCACCGGGTTACTGACCTTAGCCAAACTCCGAATGCCGGTAAGTGAGAGCGCGGCAGTGAGACTGTGGGGGATAAGCTCCATGGTCGAGAGGGAAACAGCCCAGAACACCGACTAAGGTCCCTAAGCGTGTGCTAAGTGGGAAAGGATGTGGAGTCGCAGAGACAACCAGGAGGTTGGCTTAGAAGCAGCCACCCTTGAAAGAGTGCGTAATAGCTCACTGGTCAAGTGATTCCGCGCCGACAATGTAGCGGGGCTCAAGTACACCACCGAAGTCGTGTCATTGCAGCATGAGGGCCAACGCCCGCTGTGATGGGTAGGGGAGCGTCGTGTGCCGGGTGAAGCGGCCGAGGAATCGAGTCGTGGACGGTATACGAGTGAGAATGCAGGCATGAGTAGCGATACAAGAGTGGGAAACTCTTGCGCCGATTGACCAAGGGTTCCTGGGTCAAGCTGATCTGCCCAGGGTAAGTCGGGACCTAAGGCGAGGCCGACAGGCGTAGTCGATGGACAACGGGTTGATATTCCCGTACCCGCTTTGAAGCGCCAACGCTGAACCTCTGAATGCTAAAGCCGTGAAGCCGGCCTGGAGTCTTCGGACGAAGGGACGTGGTGGAGCCGCTGATCCAACAGGGTAGTAGGTGAGCGATGGGGTGACGCAGGAAGGTAGTCCAGCCCGGGCGGTGGTTGTCCCGGGGTAAGGGTGTAGGACGTCGTGTAGGCAAATCCGCACGACATATAGTCTGAGACCTGATGCCGAGCCGATTGTGGTGAAGTGGATGATCCTATGCTGTCGAGAAAAGCCTCTAGCGAGTTTCATGGCGGCCCGTACCCCAAACCGACTCAGGTGGTCAGGTAGAGAATACCGAGGCGTTCGGGTGAACTATGGTTAAGGAACTCGGCAAAATGCCCCCGTAACTTCGGGAGAAGGGGGGCCGGAACTGGTGATGGCACTTGCTGCTTGAGCTGGGGCCGGCCGCAGAGACCAGCGAGAAGCGACTGTTTACTAAAAACACAGGTCCGTGCGAAGCCGTAAGGCGATGTATACGGACTGACGCCTGCCCGGTGCTGGAACGTTAAGGGGACCGGTTAGCTCTGTTTCGATGGGGCGAAGCTGAGAACTTAAGCGCCAGTAAACGGCGGTGGTAACTATAACCATCCTAAGGTAGCGAAATTCCTTGTCGGGTAAGTTCCGACCTGCACGAATGGCGTAACGACTTCTCGACTGTCTCAACCATAGGCCCGGTGAAATTGCATTACGAGTAAAGATGCTCGTTTCGCGCAGCAGGACGGAAAGACCCCGGGACCTTTACTATAGCTTGATATTGGTGTTCGGTTCGGCTTGTGTAGGATAGGTGGGAGACTTTGAAGCAGTGACGCCAGTCATTGTGGAGTCGCCGTTGAAATACCACTCTGGTCGTGCTGGATGTCTAACCTGGGTCCGTGATCCGGATCAGGGACAGTGTCTGGTGGGTAGTTTAACTGGGGCGGTTGCCTCCTAAAGAGTAACGGAGGCGCCCAAAGGTTCCCTCAGCCTGGTTGGCAATCAGGTGTTGAGTGTAAGTGCACAAGGGAGCTTGACTGTGAGACCGACGGGTCGAGCAGGTGCGAAAGCAGGGACTAGTGATCCGGCGGTGGCTTGTGGAAGCGCCGTCGCTCAACGGATAAAAGGTACCCCGGGGATAACAGGCTGATCTTCCCCAAGAGTCCATATCGACGGGATGGTTTGGCACCTCGATGTCGGCTCGTCGCATCCTGGGGCTGGAGTAGGTCCCAAGGGTTGGGCTGTTCGCCCATTAAAGCGGTACGCGAGCTGGGTTTAGAACGTCGTGAGACAGTTCGGTCCCTATCCGCTGTGCGCGTAGGAGTGTTGAGAAGGGCTGTCCCTAGTACGAGAGGACCGGGACGGACGAACCTCTGGTGTGCCAGTTGTCCTGCCAAGGGCATGGCTGGTTGGCTACGTTCGGGAGGGATAACCGCTGAAAGCATCTAAGCGGGAAGCCTGCTTCGAGATGAGCACTCCCACCTCCTTGAGAGGGTAAGGCTCCCAGTAGACGACTGGGTTGATAGGCCGGATGTGGAAGCCCTGTAAGGGGTGGAGCTGACCGGTACTAATAGGCCGAGGGCTTGTCCTCAGTTGCTCGCGTCCACTGTGTTGTTCTGAAACAACGACCCCCACCGTTAGTGTTGGGTGGGTGCGGTTGACAGTTTCATAGTGTTTCGGTGGTCATAGCGTGAGGGAAACGCCCGGTTACATTCCGAACCCGGAAGCTAAGCCTTACAGCGCCGATGGTACTGCAGGGGGGACCCTGTGGGAGAGTAGGACGCCGCCGAACAATCTTTCAGAAGAAGCCCCCATCACTTGGTGATGGGGGCTTCTTCGCGTTTCCGGATGGGGCCGGGTAAAGTCGGCCCAGCACCGTCGCCGTACCGTACAGAGGAGGCCCCCGAGTGGAGGTCCAGGAGACGCGAGTCCAGACCGACCGCGTCCTCACCATCCCGAACCTGCTGAGCATGGCCCGGCTGGTCGGGGTGCCGGTCTTCCTCTGGCTCATTCTCTGGCCGGAGTTCGGGGGCCCGAAGAACGACGGCTGGGCGTTGCTGATCTTGCTGTTCAGCGGGGTGAGCGACTACCTCGACGGAAAGCTGGCCCGGCGCTGGGGGCAGATCAGCCGGCTCGGCCAGCTGCTGGACCCGCTGGCCGACCGCCTCTACATCTTCTCCACCCTGCTGGGCCTCACCTGGCGCGGCATCCTGCCGTGGTGGCTGACCGCGATCCTGCTGGCCCGCGACGTCTTCATCAGCACGCTGCTGCCGATTCTGAACCGGCACGGCTACGGGCCGTTGCAGGTGAGTTTTCTGGGCAAGGCGGCGACCTTCAATCTGATGTACGCCTTTCCGCTTCTGCTGCTGGGGCACGGAAGCGGGTGGATCCACAGCACCGCGGCGGTGGTCAGCTGGGCATTCATCGGGTGGGGGACGGTGCTCTACTGGTGGGCCGCGATCCTCTACGCGATGCAGACGCGACAGATCGTCAAGGCCGCCGGGGTAACGTCCGGCTAGCGCGCGGCTAATCGGGCCGAGTTAATCGTCGGACCCGCGCGTCGGATCATTTCATCCGGGTAGATGAGTCCTGGAACGGTTTGATGGACGAGGAGTCCATTGCCGCGAAGGAGGACGCACCCGCAATGAAAGCCGTTGTGATGGCAGGAGGCGAGGGAACTCGTCTCCGACCGATGACTTCCAGCATGCCGAAGCCGCTCCTGCCGGTCGCCAATCGTCCGATCATGGAGCACGTGCTCAGGCTGCTCAAGCGGCACGGCCTCACCGACACGGTGGTCACCGTCCAGTTCCTCGCCTCGCTGGTGAAGAACTACTTCGGGGACGGTGAGGATCTTGGCATGAACCTCACCTACGCGAACGAGGAGATTCCACTGGGCACTGCCGGGAGCGTCAAGAACGCGGAGGACGCGCTCCGCGACGACTCGTTCCTGGTGATCTCCGGTGACGCACTGACGGATTTCGATCTTTCCGAGCTGATCGCCTTTCACCGGGAGAAGGGCGCACTGGTCACCGTGTGCCTCACCAGGGTGCCCAATCCACTTGAATTCGGAATCACCATCGTCGACGACGAGGGTCGGGTGGAGCGGTTCCTGGAGAAGCCGACATGGGGTCAGGTCTTCTCGGACACCGTCAACACCGGTATCTACGTGATGGAGCCGGAGGTCTTCGACTACGTCGCGGCCGGCACCTCGGTGGACTGGTCGAGTGACGTCTTCCCGCAGCTGCTCAAGGAGGGCAAGCCGGTCTACGGCTACGTCGCCGAGGGCTACTGGGAGGACGTGGGCACCCACGAGAGCTACGGCAAGGCCCAGGCCGACGTGCTGGAGGGCAAGGTCGAGGTCGAGCTCGACGGGTTCGAGATCTCTCCGGGTGTCTGGGTGGCCGAGGGTGCGGAGGTGGACCCGGAGGCGATCCTGCGCGGCCCGCTCTACATCGGTGACTACGCCAAGGTCGAGGCCGGCGTGGAGCTGCGCGAGCACACCGTGCTCGGCAGCAACGTCGTGGTGAAGCGCGGTGCGTTCCTGCACAAGGCCGTGGTGCACGACAACGTGTACATCGGCCCGCAGACCAACCTGCGCGGCTGCGTGGTGGGCAAGAACACCGACGTGATGCGCGCGGCCCGGATCGACGACGGTGCGGTGATCGGCGACGAGTGCCTGATCGGCGAGGAGTCGATCATCGCGACCGGCGTCCGGGTCTACCCGTTCAAGACCATCGAGGCCGGGGCCTTCGTCAACACCTCGGTGATCTGGGAGTCGCGGGGCCAGGAGCACCTGTTCGGCACCCGCGGCGTCTCCGGGATCCTCAACGTGGAGATCACCCCGGAGCTCGCGGTCCGGCTGGCCGGCGCCTACGCGACCACGCTGAAGAAGGGCGCCACCGTCACCATCGCCCGTGACCACTCGCGTGGTGCGCGGGCGCTCAAGCGGGCGATGATCTCCGCGCTGCAGACCAGTGCGATCGACGTCCGCGACCTGGAGAACGTGCCGATGCCGGTGGCCCGGCAGCACACGGCGCGCGGCAGCGCGGGCGGGATCTTCCTGCGCACCACCCCGGGCGTGTCGGACTCGCTGGACATCCTGTTCTTCGACGAGCGCGGCGCCGACCTGTCGCAGGCCGGGCAGCGCAAGCTCGACCGGGTCTACGCCCGGCAGGAGTTCCGCCGCGCGTTCCCGGGCGAGATCGGCGACCTGACCTTCCCGTCCAGCGTCTTCGACTCGTACGCGGGCAACCTGTTGCGGACCATCGACACCAGCGGGGTCCGGGAGGCCGGGCTCAAGGTGGTGGTGGACACCGCGCACGGCAGCGCCGGCCTGGTGCTGCCGAGCATCCTCGGCCGACTCGGGGTCGAGGCGCTGAGCGTCAACAGCGGTCTGGACGAGGCCCGGCCGACCGAGGACGCCGAGGAGCGCCGGGCCGGCCTGGCCCGGCTGGGTGCGCTGGTCGCCTCCTCCCGCGCGGCCTTCGGGGTGCGCTTCGACACGGTCGGCGAGCGGGTCTCCTTCGTCGACGAGCTGGGCCGGGTGATCGACGACGACCGGGCACTGCTGGTGCTGCTCGACCTTGTCGCCGCCGAACGGCGCAGCGGCCAGGTGGCCCTGCCGGTGACAACCACCCGGATCGCCGAGCAGGTGGCGGCCTACCACGGCACCCAGGTGCGGTGGACCAGCACCTCGTTGGACGACCTGGCCAAGGCGGCCGCGGCCGAGGGCACGATCTTCGGCGGCGACGGGCGCGGCGGCTACGTGGTGCCGGAGTTCAGCGGCGGTCTGCTGGACGGTGCGGCGGCCTTCGTCCGGCTGGTCGGCCTGGTGGCCCGCACTCAGCTGACCCTCAGTCAGATCGACGCCCGGATCCCGCAGGCCCACATGGGCCGGCGGGACATCGCCACTCCATGGGCGGCCAAGGGCATGGTGATGCGGTCGGTGGTCGAGGCGGCGGGCAACCGCAGGCTGGACACCACCGACGGCGTGCGGGTGGTCGAGGCGGACGGCCGGTGGACCCTGGTGCTGCCGGACCCGGCCGAGGCGGTCACCCACCTGTGGGCCGAGGGCCCGGACGACGAGGCCACCCAGGGCCTGCTG of Kitasatospora viridis contains these proteins:
- a CDS encoding acetoacetate--CoA ligase, whose amino-acid sequence is MTTPHNGTDPTEPLWRPDPARAAASRLVAFQQWAAAGYGAPAAPLAPAPDDAAAATRYADLHAWSTEDLTRFWTAVTEYFDVRFSTPPTAVLPDPAMPGAQWFPGARLNYAEHALRFADDPANADRPAILHLDETTAEPVAVSWAELRRQTAALAATLRAQGVVPGDRVAGYLPNIPQAVVALLATASIGAIWTSCAPDFGARSVLDRFQQLEPTALLAVDGYHYGGKDHDRTAVVEELRRELPSVRTFVHVPLLGGDAPEGALDWAAATAGEVEPDYAQVPFEQPLWVLYSSGTTGLPKAIVQSQGGILVEHLKQAALHVDLGPGDRFFWYTSTGWMMWNFLVAGLLVGATVVTYDGSPGHPTTGALWEVAARTRATVLGTSAAYVIASRKAELHPGRDLDLSSVRCIGTTGSPLPPDGFQWIYDEVKPDVWLASVSGGTDVCSCFVGGVPTLPVYLGEIQAPCLGAAVESWDVSGKPHTDEVGELVVTKPLPSMPTGFWNDPEGTRYRDSYFDTYPGTWRHGDWITVTSRGTVVIHGRSDSTLNRQGVRMGSADIYEVVERLPEITESLVIGLEEENGGYWMPLFVVLAPGAVLDDELRGRIRSALREQLSPRHVPDEVIAVNGLPHTLTGKRIEVPVKRLLAGTPLVQAVNPGSVDNLDHLRFFEQLGRDRRA
- the ptsP gene encoding phosphoenolpyruvate--protein phosphotransferase yields the protein MEKTLRGVGVSHGVAIGPVRHMGTAVLEPAATQIPAGEAEREQARAKQAVDAVAADLVARGNLAGGEAQAVLEAQSLMAQDPELMADVERRIAVGSSAERGVYDAFAAYRALLASAGEYLAGRVADLDDVRNRIVARLMGVPMPGLPDSDEPYVLLARDLAPADTALLDPTLVLGFVTEEGGPTSHSAILARAMGVPAIVALPGATGLAEGTVVAVDGSSGEVLLDPSAEQQAELRRVAAERKAALAASSGPGRTSDGHLVPLLANVGGPGDVPAAVAAGAEGVGLFRTEFLFLDDSKKAPSEDAQLTAYRQVLEAFPEGRVVVRVLDAGADKPLDFLTPTDEPNPALGVRGLRTLLEHPDVLRTQLRALARAAEGLPVHLEVMAPMVADRADAKAFAEACRAAGLAAKFGAMVEIPSAALRARAILEEVEFLSLGTNDLAQYTFAADRQVGALARLQDPWQPALLDLVAAAADAAKAAGKSCGVCGEAAADPLLACVLTGLGVTSLSMGAASIPYVRSTLAKYTLAQCRRAAEAARAADSAEEARAAAQQVLSGE
- a CDS encoding PTS sugar transporter subunit IIA, which produces MTTVTSPLSGRAIGLAAVPDPVFAGAMVGPGTAIDPVREPTTAVAPVDGLVVSMHPHAFVVMDADGHGVLTHLGIDTVQLNGEGFELLVSKGDQVKRGQPVVKWNPAAVEAAGKSPISPIVALEASADALSGVAEAGEVASGGELFNWN
- a CDS encoding CDP-alcohol phosphatidyltransferase family protein, whose amino-acid sequence is MEVQETRVQTDRVLTIPNLLSMARLVGVPVFLWLILWPEFGGPKNDGWALLILLFSGVSDYLDGKLARRWGQISRLGQLLDPLADRLYIFSTLLGLTWRGILPWWLTAILLARDVFISTLLPILNRHGYGPLQVSFLGKAATFNLMYAFPLLLLGHGSGWIHSTAAVVSWAFIGWGTVLYWWAAILYAMQTRQIVKAAGVTSG
- a CDS encoding sugar phosphate nucleotidyltransferase, with the protein product MKAVVMAGGEGTRLRPMTSSMPKPLLPVANRPIMEHVLRLLKRHGLTDTVVTVQFLASLVKNYFGDGEDLGMNLTYANEEIPLGTAGSVKNAEDALRDDSFLVISGDALTDFDLSELIAFHREKGALVTVCLTRVPNPLEFGITIVDDEGRVERFLEKPTWGQVFSDTVNTGIYVMEPEVFDYVAAGTSVDWSSDVFPQLLKEGKPVYGYVAEGYWEDVGTHESYGKAQADVLEGKVEVELDGFEISPGVWVAEGAEVDPEAILRGPLYIGDYAKVEAGVELREHTVLGSNVVVKRGAFLHKAVVHDNVYIGPQTNLRGCVVGKNTDVMRAARIDDGAVIGDECLIGEESIIATGVRVYPFKTIEAGAFVNTSVIWESRGQEHLFGTRGVSGILNVEITPELAVRLAGAYATTLKKGATVTIARDHSRGARALKRAMISALQTSAIDVRDLENVPMPVARQHTARGSAGGIFLRTTPGVSDSLDILFFDERGADLSQAGQRKLDRVYARQEFRRAFPGEIGDLTFPSSVFDSYAGNLLRTIDTSGVREAGLKVVVDTAHGSAGLVLPSILGRLGVEALSVNSGLDEARPTEDAEERRAGLARLGALVASSRAAFGVRFDTVGERVSFVDELGRVIDDDRALLVLLDLVAAERRSGQVALPVTTTRIAEQVAAYHGTQVRWTSTSLDDLAKAAAAEGTIFGGDGRGGYVVPEFSGGLLDGAAAFVRLVGLVARTQLTLSQIDARIPQAHMGRRDIATPWAAKGMVMRSVVEAAGNRRLDTTDGVRVVEADGRWTLVLPDPAEAVTHLWAEGPDDEATQGLLDEWAAVVDGAGR